The following proteins are encoded in a genomic region of Alistipes shahii WAL 8301:
- a CDS encoding glycine--tRNA ligase: MTQEELFKKLVAHCKEYGFVFPSSEIYDGLGAVYDYGQNGVELKNNIKRYWWDSMVKLHENIVGIDAAIFMHPKTWEASGHVSAFNDPLIDNKDSKKRYRADVLIEDWLAKQDEKIEKEVEKARKRFGESFDEAKYRETSPRVAETAAKRDEVHKRFADALNANDLAELRQIIVDCEIACPISGTRNWTEVRQFNLMFSTQMGSTAEGANTIYLRPETAQGIFVNFLNVQKTGRMKIPFGIAQIGKAFRNEIVARQFIFRMREFEQMEMQFFVRPGTEMKWWNEWKNTRMAWHRALGFGDDDYRFHDHDKLAHYANAATDIEYNFPFGFKEVEGIHSRTDFDLGSHQKFSGKKLQYFDPETGESYVPYVVETSIGVDRMFLQVMSAAYTEQTLEGGDSRVVLKFPPALAPVKVAVLPLVKKDGMPEVAQKIVDLLKYDYNVVYDEKDSVGKRYRRQDAVGTPFCVTVDGQTLEDGTVTIRHRDTMAQERVKIESLHAMVDEECSYRKLFRTLNL, encoded by the coding sequence ATGACTCAGGAAGAACTTTTCAAAAAGCTGGTAGCGCACTGCAAGGAGTACGGATTCGTGTTTCCTTCGAGCGAAATCTACGACGGTCTGGGAGCCGTGTACGACTACGGTCAGAACGGCGTGGAGTTGAAGAACAACATCAAGCGATATTGGTGGGATTCGATGGTCAAACTGCACGAGAACATCGTCGGCATCGACGCCGCGATCTTCATGCATCCCAAGACGTGGGAGGCCTCGGGCCATGTGTCGGCCTTCAACGACCCGCTGATCGACAACAAGGATTCGAAGAAGCGTTACCGCGCCGACGTGCTGATCGAGGACTGGCTGGCCAAACAGGATGAAAAGATCGAAAAAGAGGTCGAGAAGGCCCGCAAGCGCTTCGGCGAGTCGTTCGACGAGGCCAAATACCGCGAAACGTCGCCGCGCGTGGCGGAGACCGCGGCCAAACGCGACGAGGTGCACAAGCGTTTCGCCGATGCGCTGAACGCCAACGACCTTGCGGAGCTGCGCCAGATCATCGTCGACTGCGAGATCGCCTGCCCGATCTCCGGCACGCGCAACTGGACCGAGGTGCGGCAGTTCAACCTGATGTTTTCGACCCAGATGGGTTCTACGGCCGAAGGCGCCAATACCATCTACCTGCGTCCCGAGACGGCGCAGGGTATCTTCGTCAACTTCCTGAACGTCCAGAAAACCGGGCGCATGAAAATCCCGTTCGGCATTGCGCAGATCGGCAAGGCCTTCCGCAACGAGATCGTGGCCCGTCAGTTCATCTTCCGCATGCGCGAGTTCGAGCAGATGGAGATGCAGTTCTTCGTGCGCCCCGGGACCGAAATGAAGTGGTGGAACGAGTGGAAGAACACCCGCATGGCCTGGCACCGTGCGCTGGGCTTCGGCGACGATGACTACCGCTTCCACGACCACGACAAACTGGCCCACTACGCCAACGCCGCGACGGACATCGAATACAACTTCCCGTTCGGGTTCAAGGAGGTCGAGGGCATCCACTCGCGCACGGACTTCGACCTGGGCAGCCACCAGAAGTTTTCGGGCAAGAAGTTGCAGTACTTCGATCCGGAGACGGGTGAAAGCTATGTACCCTATGTGGTCGAGACGTCGATCGGCGTGGACCGCATGTTCCTGCAGGTGATGTCGGCGGCCTATACCGAGCAGACGCTCGAAGGCGGCGATTCGCGCGTCGTGCTGAAATTCCCGCCCGCATTGGCTCCGGTCAAGGTGGCCGTGCTGCCGCTGGTGAAGAAGGACGGCATGCCCGAAGTGGCGCAGAAGATCGTCGACCTGCTGAAATACGATTACAATGTCGTTTACGACGAGAAAGACTCCGTCGGCAAGCGTTACCGCCGTCAGGATGCCGTCGGTACGCCGTTCTGCGTGACGGTCGACGGCCAGACGCTGGAGGACGGGACCGTGACGATCCGCCACCGCGATACGATGGCCCAGGAGCGCGTCAAGATCGAGTCGCTGCACGCGATGGTCGACGAGGAGTGCTCCTACCGCAAGTTGTTCAGGACGCTGAACCTCTGA
- the ruvX gene encoding Holliday junction resolvase RuvX, with product MGRILAIDYGTRRTGIAVSDPLRLIAGGLETVETKGLEAWLAKYFAREDVSTIVVGKPSRMDGTPSETWRFIEPLAGRLRRAWPDKEVVFYDERFTSVMAHRTMLESGIGRMARRDKALVDKISATIILQSYMESISCR from the coding sequence TTGGGACGCATTCTTGCCATAGACTACGGGACCCGGCGCACGGGAATCGCCGTGAGCGATCCCCTGCGCCTGATCGCCGGAGGGCTGGAGACGGTCGAGACGAAGGGGCTGGAGGCCTGGCTGGCAAAATATTTCGCCCGGGAGGACGTTAGTACGATAGTCGTGGGGAAGCCTTCGCGGATGGACGGCACGCCCTCCGAGACGTGGCGATTCATCGAGCCGCTGGCCGGCCGCCTGCGGCGGGCGTGGCCCGACAAGGAGGTGGTTTTCTACGACGAACGCTTTACTTCGGTGATGGCCCACCGCACGATGCTCGAAAGCGGCATCGGCAGGATGGCCCGCCGCGACAAGGCGTTGGTGGATAAGATTTCGGCGACGATTATCCTCCAGTCCTATATGGAAAGCATTTCCTGTCGATAA
- the def gene encoding peptide deformylase, whose product MIYPIVIYGDEVLRRKCEPIAPDYPDVKKLAEDMFLTLEEAEGVGLAAPQIGKDIRLFIVDCTPWAEEDPSCADYKRAFVNPEIYEFSEEKKTYNEGCLSFPGIHADVARSLSIRMRYMDTDFVEHDEEFTGLKAWVIQHEYDHIEGVVFTDRIAPLRRQLLKSKLLNLAKGKYRCAYKTR is encoded by the coding sequence ATGATATACCCGATTGTAATTTACGGAGATGAGGTGCTGCGCCGCAAATGCGAGCCGATTGCGCCCGATTACCCCGATGTGAAAAAACTCGCCGAGGACATGTTCCTCACGCTCGAAGAGGCCGAAGGCGTCGGACTGGCTGCGCCCCAGATCGGCAAGGACATTCGTCTGTTCATCGTCGACTGCACTCCGTGGGCCGAGGAGGACCCGTCGTGCGCCGATTACAAGCGCGCCTTCGTCAATCCCGAGATTTACGAATTTTCCGAGGAGAAGAAGACCTACAACGAGGGCTGCCTCTCGTTCCCCGGGATTCATGCCGACGTGGCCCGCTCGCTGTCGATCCGCATGCGCTACATGGACACCGACTTCGTCGAGCACGACGAGGAGTTCACGGGACTCAAGGCGTGGGTCATCCAGCACGAATACGACCACATCGAAGGCGTGGTCTTCACCGACCGGATCGCACCGCTTCGCCGCCAGTTGCTCAAGAGCAAGCTGCTGAACCTTGCGAAGGGGAAATACCGCTGTGCCTATAAAACCAGATAG
- a CDS encoding TRL-like family protein has product MKKLFAFAFAAMMLAGCVKSPLVGGIYTDVKDGLAVTGNAGSSKVGTAEAKGYVGVVALGDASIQAAAREAGITRIHHVDYQAKSYVGVYTIYTIIVYGD; this is encoded by the coding sequence ATGAAAAAACTTTTCGCTTTTGCATTCGCCGCGATGATGCTGGCGGGATGCGTCAAATCGCCCCTCGTAGGCGGAATCTATACCGATGTGAAGGACGGGCTGGCCGTGACGGGCAACGCCGGGTCGAGCAAGGTCGGCACGGCCGAGGCCAAGGGATATGTAGGCGTCGTCGCCCTGGGCGATGCGAGCATCCAGGCTGCGGCCCGCGAAGCCGGGATCACGCGCATCCACCACGTAGACTACCAGGCCAAGTCCTATGTCGGCGTCTACACGATCTACACGATCATCGTCTACGGTGACTAA
- a CDS encoding outer membrane beta-barrel protein, with amino-acid sequence MKKILLTAIVALFAVTAASAQDKGNWALGPRMNIYTNTGDAVVGLGAFGRYSFTDNWRIEPSLMALLHSGCSIDISVDAQYVFHLGEGWSVYPAVGFTANDIGKWAAGLNIGGGFDFEVARNWDLSAGLKWQPMFDDWRKNPVVISIGAAYKF; translated from the coding sequence ATGAAAAAAATTCTTTTAACGGCGATCGTCGCGCTGTTCGCAGTAACGGCAGCATCGGCGCAGGACAAAGGCAACTGGGCGCTCGGCCCGCGTATGAACATCTACACCAACACGGGTGACGCCGTGGTGGGTCTGGGTGCATTCGGACGTTACAGCTTCACGGACAACTGGCGTATCGAACCGTCGCTGATGGCGCTGCTGCACAGCGGCTGTTCGATCGACATCAGCGTCGACGCGCAGTACGTCTTCCACTTGGGCGAAGGCTGGAGCGTTTATCCGGCAGTGGGTTTCACGGCCAATGACATCGGCAAGTGGGCCGCAGGCCTGAACATCGGCGGAGGTTTCGACTTCGAGGTAGCCCGCAACTGGGACCTTTCGGCCGGCCTGAAATGGCAGCCCATGTTCGACGACTGGCGCAAGAACCCCGTAGTCATCAGCATCGGCGCGGCATACAAGTTCTAA
- the ppdK gene encoding pyruvate, phosphate dikinase, with protein MADVKRVYTFGNKEAEGNGKMRELLGGKGANLAEMNLIGIPVPPGFTITTEVCAEFYKHGKEAVIEMLRPEVEKAMKNIEKLTGMKFGDKEMPLLVSVRSGARASMPGMMDTILNLGMNDQAVEAVAKRTGNPRFAWDSYRRFVQMYGDVVLGMKPVSKEDHDPFEVIIEEQKAKKGVKNDTDLTTDDLKELVKNFKAAVKKQTGEDFPTCPWDQLWGAICAVFGSWMNERAILYRKLNNIPAEWGTAVSVQAMVFGNMGENSATGVAFSRDAATGENLFNGEYLINAQGEDVVAGIRTPQQITIEGSKRWAVAQKVSEEERKAKFPSLEEVMPEVYKELDEIQHHLEQYFKDMQDIEFTIQDGKLWMLQCRNGKRTGAAMVKIAMDMLREGLIDEKTAVLRCEPAKLDELLHPVFDKKAIANAQVITKGLPASPGAATGPVVFFAEDAEKVLEKTGQRAILVRIETSPEDLKGMLDAAGILTARGGMTSHAAVVARGMGKCCVSGAGELQIDYKARTIQVNGFTVKEGDWISLNGSTGEVYLGQVATKAADLSGDFGQLMDLAGKYSVLKVRANADTPKDAAQAFAFGAEGIGLCRTEHMFFEGDRIKAIREMILADDEAGRRVALAKLLPIQRGDFEGLFKAMNGYPVTVRLLDPPLHEFVPHDEKGQKEMAAEMGVPLQKIVAKVESLAEFNPMLGHRGCRLGNTYPEITEMQARAIIEAAMNVKATGIPVHVEIMVPLVGNHKELRYQKNIIDTTAEQVFSERNDKIDYMVGTMIEVPRAAVTANQIAEVAEFFSFGTNDLTQMTLGFSRDDIGKFLPVYLEKGILKNDPFQILDRNGVGQLIREAVFKGRGTRENLKCGICGEHGGEPSSVEFCHYAGLNYVSCSPFRVPIARLAAAHAALNQK; from the coding sequence ATGGCAGACGTAAAACGGGTCTATACCTTCGGCAACAAAGAGGCCGAAGGAAACGGCAAAATGCGTGAACTGCTCGGCGGCAAGGGTGCGAACCTTGCGGAGATGAACCTTATCGGCATCCCCGTGCCCCCGGGATTCACCATCACCACGGAAGTGTGTGCGGAATTCTACAAGCACGGCAAAGAGGCCGTCATCGAGATGCTCCGCCCCGAGGTCGAAAAGGCGATGAAGAACATCGAGAAACTGACCGGCATGAAATTCGGCGACAAGGAGATGCCGCTGCTCGTATCCGTACGTTCGGGCGCACGCGCCTCGATGCCCGGCATGATGGACACCATCCTCAACCTGGGCATGAACGACCAGGCCGTGGAGGCCGTGGCCAAGCGCACGGGCAACCCGCGGTTCGCCTGGGATTCGTACCGCCGCTTCGTACAGATGTACGGCGACGTGGTGCTGGGCATGAAACCCGTTTCGAAGGAAGACCACGACCCGTTCGAGGTGATCATCGAGGAGCAGAAGGCCAAGAAGGGCGTGAAGAACGACACCGACCTGACGACCGACGACCTCAAGGAGCTGGTGAAGAACTTCAAGGCCGCCGTGAAGAAGCAGACCGGCGAGGATTTCCCGACCTGTCCGTGGGACCAGCTGTGGGGAGCCATCTGCGCCGTGTTCGGCTCGTGGATGAACGAACGCGCCATCCTCTACCGCAAACTCAACAACATCCCCGCCGAGTGGGGCACGGCCGTATCGGTACAGGCCATGGTATTCGGCAACATGGGAGAGAATTCCGCGACGGGCGTAGCCTTCTCGCGCGACGCCGCAACGGGTGAGAACCTCTTCAACGGCGAATACCTGATCAACGCCCAGGGCGAGGACGTCGTAGCCGGCATCCGCACCCCGCAGCAGATCACCATCGAGGGTTCGAAGCGCTGGGCCGTGGCCCAGAAGGTTTCGGAGGAGGAGCGCAAGGCGAAGTTCCCCTCGCTCGAAGAGGTGATGCCCGAGGTTTACAAGGAGCTGGACGAAATCCAGCACCACCTGGAGCAATACTTCAAGGACATGCAGGACATCGAATTCACGATTCAGGACGGCAAACTCTGGATGCTCCAGTGCCGCAACGGCAAGCGCACGGGCGCGGCGATGGTCAAGATCGCCATGGACATGCTGCGCGAGGGTCTGATCGACGAGAAGACCGCCGTACTGCGCTGCGAGCCTGCGAAGCTCGACGAACTGCTCCACCCCGTCTTCGACAAGAAGGCCATCGCCAATGCGCAGGTCATCACCAAGGGCCTGCCCGCATCGCCGGGAGCCGCCACGGGTCCCGTGGTGTTCTTCGCCGAGGACGCCGAGAAGGTGCTGGAGAAAACCGGCCAGCGCGCCATTCTGGTGCGCATCGAGACTTCGCCCGAGGACCTCAAGGGCATGCTCGACGCGGCAGGTATCCTGACCGCACGCGGCGGCATGACCTCGCACGCGGCCGTCGTGGCCCGCGGCATGGGCAAATGCTGCGTATCGGGCGCCGGCGAATTGCAGATCGACTATAAAGCCCGCACGATCCAGGTGAACGGATTCACCGTGAAGGAGGGCGACTGGATCTCGCTCAACGGCTCGACGGGCGAAGTATACCTCGGTCAGGTAGCCACCAAGGCCGCCGACCTGAGCGGCGACTTCGGACAGCTGATGGACCTCGCCGGAAAATATTCGGTGCTGAAGGTCCGCGCCAACGCCGACACCCCGAAAGACGCCGCACAGGCATTCGCCTTCGGCGCCGAAGGCATCGGACTCTGCCGCACGGAGCACATGTTCTTCGAGGGCGACCGCATCAAGGCCATCCGCGAGATGATCCTCGCCGACGACGAAGCCGGACGCCGCGTGGCGCTGGCCAAGCTGCTGCCGATCCAGCGCGGCGACTTCGAGGGGCTGTTCAAGGCCATGAACGGCTACCCCGTGACGGTGCGCCTTCTGGATCCCCCGCTGCACGAGTTCGTTCCCCACGATGAGAAGGGCCAGAAAGAGATGGCCGCCGAAATGGGCGTGCCCCTCCAGAAGATCGTCGCCAAGGTCGAGTCGCTGGCCGAGTTCAACCCCATGCTGGGACACCGCGGCTGCCGTCTGGGCAACACCTACCCCGAGATCACCGAGATGCAGGCCCGCGCCATCATCGAGGCGGCCATGAACGTCAAGGCCACAGGCATCCCCGTTCACGTGGAGATCATGGTGCCGCTGGTGGGCAACCACAAGGAGCTGCGCTACCAGAAGAACATCATCGACACGACGGCCGAGCAGGTGTTCTCGGAGCGCAACGACAAGATCGACTACATGGTCGGCACGATGATCGAGGTTCCGCGCGCCGCCGTGACGGCCAACCAGATCGCCGAAGTCGCCGAGTTCTTCTCGTTCGGAACCAACGACCTGACGCAGATGACCCTCGGATTCTCGCGCGACGACATCGGCAAGTTCCTGCCGGTATATCTGGAGAAGGGCATCCTGAAAAACGACCCGTTCCAGATCCTCGACCGCAACGGCGTGGGCCAGTTGATCCGCGAAGCCGTATTCAAGGGCCGTGGAACCCGCGAAAACCTCAAATGCGGTATCTGCGGCGAGCACGGCGGCGAACCTTCGTCGGTGGAGTTCTGCCACTACGCAGGTCTGAACTACGTGAGCTGCTCGCCCTTCCGCGTGCCCATCGCACGCCTGGCGGCCGCACACGCCGCACTCAATCAGAAGTAG
- a CDS encoding helix-turn-helix domain-containing protein, with protein MFVKPKSAFDKYVSAAVRKERMAQRVSQATLAYGIGVSDGFISQVESPKSPSKYNLNHINEIAKFLGCSPRDFLPEQPL; from the coding sequence ATGTTTGTGAAACCGAAAAGCGCGTTCGATAAATACGTCAGTGCAGCTGTCCGCAAAGAGCGGATGGCTCAACGTGTTTCACAAGCGACTTTAGCCTACGGAATCGGGGTGAGCGACGGATTTATCAGCCAAGTGGAAAGCCCCAAAAGTCCTTCGAAATACAACCTCAACCACATCAACGAAATCGCCAAATTCCTCGGCTGCTCGCCCCGCGATTTCCTGCCCGAACAACCTCTCTAA
- a CDS encoding SGNH/GDSL hydrolase family protein, which yields MIKHLLFIAAGLSMFHAASAQKYVDASTLTIIGRTCPMEGHPYYRVDTTRYRFDNATIRHYCGYPAGVAVLFTTDSRRIEARWTTAPRSYGWNMTPVLQRGMDLYVRENGVWTMAGAARPGLQDRHASTIVEHMDGQPKECMLYLPAWSELLTLEIGVDEGASVTPLESPYKHRVIVFGSSVTHGASASRPGMTYPARMSRMTGIEFVNLGYSGNCMLQPEFARLLAETDADAFLFDAFSNPSPKMIRERLDAFVATLVKAHPDKPLIFMQTHWHTAGNLDQEAAKFHRERIDTADGMMRRLAKQYDNVYFLDGEWFFGRDAEGTIDCDHGSDLGYDRMISERLPRIRKILRKYGIR from the coding sequence ATGATAAAACACCTATTATTCATTGCAGCCGGGCTGTCGATGTTTCACGCCGCATCGGCGCAAAAGTACGTCGACGCCTCGACGCTGACCATCATCGGCCGCACCTGCCCGATGGAGGGGCATCCCTATTACCGGGTCGACACGACGCGCTACCGTTTCGACAACGCCACCATCCGCCACTACTGCGGCTACCCGGCCGGCGTGGCCGTGCTTTTCACCACCGACAGCCGCCGGATCGAGGCCCGCTGGACCACCGCACCGCGCAGCTACGGCTGGAACATGACCCCGGTCCTGCAACGCGGCATGGATCTCTACGTCCGCGAAAACGGCGTATGGACGATGGCCGGTGCGGCACGTCCCGGATTACAGGACAGGCACGCCAGCACCATCGTCGAGCACATGGACGGACAGCCCAAGGAGTGCATGCTCTACCTGCCGGCGTGGAGCGAACTGCTGACGCTGGAGATCGGCGTGGACGAAGGTGCATCCGTCACGCCGCTCGAATCGCCTTACAAGCACCGCGTGATCGTCTTCGGATCGAGCGTCACCCACGGAGCTTCGGCCAGCCGCCCGGGCATGACCTATCCTGCGCGCATGAGCCGCATGACGGGCATCGAGTTCGTCAATCTGGGGTACAGCGGCAACTGCATGCTCCAGCCCGAATTCGCGCGGCTGCTCGCCGAGACCGACGCCGACGCCTTCCTGTTCGACGCCTTTTCGAACCCCTCCCCGAAGATGATCCGCGAGCGCCTCGACGCGTTCGTGGCGACGCTCGTCAAGGCCCATCCCGACAAACCGCTGATCTTCATGCAGACCCACTGGCACACCGCTGGCAACCTCGATCAGGAGGCCGCGAAATTCCACCGCGAGCGGATCGACACCGCGGACGGGATGATGCGGCGGCTGGCGAAGCAATACGACAACGTCTACTTCCTCGACGGCGAATGGTTCTTCGGCCGGGACGCCGAGGGAACCATCGACTGCGACCACGGTTCCGACCTGGGCTACGACCGCATGATCTCGGAGCGGCTGCCCCGTATCCGGAAGATCCTGCGCAAATACGGAATCCGGTAG
- the mnmA gene encoding tRNA 2-thiouridine(34) synthase MnmA, translating into MARVVIGLSGGVDSSVAAWLLKEQGHEVVGLFMINWHDTTGTLEGDCPWHDDRVFAELVARKLDIELHVVDLSADYRTRVVDYMFAEYERGRTPNPDVLCNREIKFDVFLREALKLGADYVATGHYCRKAEETLPDGRTIHKLLAGSDPNKDQSYFLCQLSQEQLSRALFPVGGLLKPEVRRIAEEQGLATAKRKDSQGICFVGKVDLPTFLQQKLAPKKGNIHEILPTWPKYVREEVPAEGEPTTGQLAALAEPWRYTVRDGKKIGEHNGAHYYTIGQRKGLGIGGRRESLFILATDTVQNVIWVGEGDAHPGLWRPALHIAPGEIHWVNPARELTAGQSARFSVRIRYRQLLQGARLFVRDEGAYLVFDRPQRGITPGQFAAWYDGDQLVGSGVIEG; encoded by the coding sequence ATGGCACGGGTGGTAATCGGACTTTCGGGCGGCGTCGATTCGTCGGTGGCGGCCTGGCTCCTCAAGGAGCAGGGGCATGAGGTCGTAGGGCTTTTTATGATCAACTGGCACGACACGACGGGAACGCTCGAAGGCGACTGTCCGTGGCACGACGACCGGGTTTTCGCCGAACTCGTGGCCAGGAAACTCGACATCGAGCTGCACGTGGTCGACCTCTCGGCAGACTACCGCACGCGTGTCGTGGATTACATGTTCGCCGAATACGAACGGGGCCGCACGCCCAATCCCGACGTGCTGTGCAACCGCGAAATCAAATTCGACGTATTCCTGCGCGAGGCGCTGAAGCTGGGCGCCGACTACGTGGCCACGGGCCACTACTGCCGTAAGGCGGAAGAGACGCTGCCCGACGGGAGGACGATCCATAAGCTGCTCGCAGGCAGCGATCCCAACAAGGACCAGAGCTATTTCCTCTGCCAGCTCTCGCAGGAGCAGCTCAGCCGGGCGTTGTTTCCCGTCGGCGGACTGCTCAAACCCGAGGTGCGGCGCATCGCCGAGGAGCAGGGTCTCGCCACGGCCAAACGCAAGGATTCGCAGGGCATCTGCTTCGTGGGCAAGGTCGACCTGCCGACCTTCCTCCAGCAAAAGCTCGCCCCGAAAAAGGGCAACATCCACGAAATACTCCCCACATGGCCGAAATACGTGCGCGAGGAGGTCCCGGCGGAGGGAGAGCCGACGACCGGACAACTCGCGGCGCTGGCCGAACCGTGGCGTTACACCGTGCGCGACGGCAAGAAGATCGGCGAGCACAACGGCGCCCATTACTACACCATCGGACAGCGCAAGGGACTCGGCATCGGAGGCCGCAGGGAGTCGCTGTTCATCCTCGCCACGGACACGGTGCAGAACGTGATCTGGGTCGGCGAGGGCGACGCCCACCCCGGGCTGTGGCGCCCCGCGCTGCACATCGCGCCCGGCGAAATCCACTGGGTGAACCCCGCCCGGGAGCTGACCGCCGGGCAGAGCGCCCGGTTCTCCGTCCGCATCCGCTACCGCCAGCTCTTGCAGGGCGCGCGGCTGTTCGTCCGCGACGAAGGGGCTTACCTCGTTTTCGACCGGCCCCAGCGGGGCATCACCCCCGGACAGTTCGCGGCGTGGTACGACGGCGACCAGCTGGTCGGATCGGGCGTGATCGAAGGCTGA